The Ascochyta rabiei chromosome 15, complete sequence genome window below encodes:
- a CDS encoding uncharacterized protein (TransMembrane:3 (i19-37o43-61i68-87o)) yields MLCAATATLAATQYGNGWSAIVLPSWTPGRIASIRGIYPTRVLSSDFANLRCLPISQEI; encoded by the exons AT GTTATGCGCTGCTACTGCCACGTTAGCAGCTACCCAGTATGGCAATGGTTGGTCTGCTATTGTTTTGCCAAGTTGGACGCCTGGCAGGATTGCGTCAATACGTGGTATCTATCCAACAAGAGTCCTTAGTTCTGACTTTGCTAATCTAAGATGCCTGCCTATTTCACAGGAAATATAA